The following are encoded together in the Citrus sinensis cultivar Valencia sweet orange chromosome 1, DVS_A1.0, whole genome shotgun sequence genome:
- the LOC102622208 gene encoding AT-hook motif nuclear-localized protein 20-like — MDPAAAANSSILNKRDQHQHHHHELSINDTNEEEDRDTADEPREGAVEVGTRRPRGRPPGSKNKPKPPIFVTRDSPNSLRSHVMEVAGGADVAESVALFARRRQRGVCVLSGSGSVANVTLRQPAAPGAVVALHGRFEILSLTGAFLPGPSPPGSTGLTVYLAGGQGQVVGGSVVGQLVAAGPVMVIAATFANATYERLPLEDDEEVTGTQGQIQSTGAAANNNNSPPQIGSSGQPSSAGLPDPSSLTYNLPPNLIPNGGQLHEAYAWTHARPPYQ; from the coding sequence ATGGACCCGGCAGCTGCCGCCAATTCATCGATCCTAAACAAACGCGATCAACATCAGCATCATCACCATGAACTCTCTATCAACGACACaaacgaagaagaagatagaGATACCGCCGACGAGCCTAGAGAAGGAGCCGTTGAAGTCGGcacccggagaccccgcggcCGCCCTCCCGGATCCAAAAACAAACCCAAGCCGCCAATCTTCGTAACCAGGGACAGCCCTAACTCCCTCCGCAGCCACGTCATGGAGGTCGCTGGCGGCGCTGACGTGGCGGAGAGCGTAGCCCTGTTCGCAAGGAGGCGCCAGCGTGGCGTCTGCGTGCTCAGCGGCAGCGGGTCCGTGGCTAACGTGACGCTGAGGCAACCCGCGGCGCCAGGGGCCGTGGTGGCACTGCACGGTAGGTTTGAGATTTTGTCCCTGACGGGGGCGTTTCTCCCTGGACCCTCCCCTCCAGGGTCAACGGGACTGACCGTCTACTTAGCAGGAGGGCAGGGGCAGGTTGTAGGAGGAAGCGTGGTTGGGCAGCTCGTGGCAGCAGGGCCTGTAATGGTAATAGCTGCCACGTTTGCTAATGCGACTTATGAAAGGTTGCCATTAGAGGATGATGAAGAAGTCACAGGTACTCAAGGGCAGATCCAATCCACTGGGGCAGCTGCCAATAACAACAATTCACCCCCGCAAATTGGTAGCAGCGGGCAGCCGTCATCTGCGGGGCTGCCCGATCCTTCGTCGCTGACCTACAATCTGCCACCGAATCTGATCCCCAACGGCGGGCAGCTACATGAGGCTTATGCTTGGACTCATGCCCGGCCTCCTTACCAATGA